A single region of the Terriglobales bacterium genome encodes:
- a CDS encoding Fur family transcriptional regulator, which produces MLQKRIDDQPQISREDMREAQEIFHRHLKSVGLKHTEQRDAILRTFLETREHLSTDELHRLVKKKDAGIGFTTVYRTLKLLAECGLASEVAFHDGIARYEHQYNRRSHHHMVCTGCGSSVEFFSPEVRKLEQEIGRKHHYLTTRHTFQIYGLCEECRKKNEGRRLV; this is translated from the coding sequence ATGCTTCAGAAACGCATTGATGATCAGCCACAGATCTCGCGCGAAGACATGCGCGAAGCGCAGGAAATCTTTCATCGCCACCTGAAGAGCGTGGGACTGAAGCACACCGAGCAGCGCGACGCCATCCTGCGGACCTTCCTAGAGACGCGCGAGCACCTCTCCACCGACGAGCTGCACCGCCTGGTGAAAAAAAAAGATGCGGGCATCGGCTTTACGACCGTGTATCGCACGCTGAAGCTGCTGGCCGAATGCGGACTGGCGAGCGAAGTGGCCTTCCACGACGGCATCGCCCGTTACGAGCACCAGTACAACCGGCGCAGCCACCATCACATGGTGTGCACCGGCTGCGGCAGCTCGGTGGAATTCTTCTCGCCCGAGGTTCGTAAATTGGAGCAGGAGATCGGGCGCAAGCACCACTACCTGACCACGCGCCACACCTTCCAGATTTACGGCCTGTGCGAGGAGTGCCGCAAGAAGAATGAGGGGCGACGGCTCGTGTAG
- a CDS encoding phosphoesterase has translation MQVKVFYHDKCFDGASSAAVFSRFYRERIRNGVEFLYHGLVHRAGALFNEGDFTGDENAIVDFKYSRSPRITWWFDHHQSAFLTPEDAQHFRNNGDGKKFYDPDFKSCTKFIATVAEQKFGFDPRPVSELVTWADIIDGALYDSPQAAVEMAQPAMKLTMVIESTQDSAFVPRLIPLLTEKPLARILEEPFIAPLLPPLLERHRRSIEVLRQRAVCEDGVLFFDVTDQELEGYNKFIPYYLHPECIYSVGLSMSSFRTKVSVGSNPWAKAESMVNLAKICERYGGGGHARVGAISFDRNQLERARQAAKEIVAELRANVRG, from the coding sequence GTGCAGGTGAAGGTCTTCTATCACGACAAATGCTTCGACGGCGCCAGCTCGGCGGCCGTGTTCTCGCGCTTTTACCGGGAACGCATCCGCAATGGTGTGGAGTTCCTCTACCACGGGCTGGTGCATCGGGCCGGCGCGCTGTTCAACGAGGGCGACTTCACCGGCGACGAGAACGCGATCGTCGACTTCAAGTACTCACGCTCGCCGCGCATCACCTGGTGGTTCGACCATCATCAGAGCGCGTTCCTCACGCCGGAAGACGCGCAGCACTTCCGTAACAACGGCGATGGCAAGAAGTTTTACGATCCGGACTTCAAGTCGTGCACCAAGTTCATCGCCACCGTGGCGGAGCAGAAGTTCGGCTTCGACCCGAGGCCGGTGAGCGAACTGGTCACCTGGGCCGACATCATCGACGGGGCCCTGTACGACAGCCCGCAGGCGGCGGTCGAGATGGCGCAGCCGGCGATGAAGCTCACCATGGTGATCGAGTCCACGCAGGATTCGGCGTTCGTGCCGCGGCTGATTCCGCTGCTCACCGAGAAGCCGCTGGCGCGCATCCTGGAGGAGCCGTTCATCGCCCCGCTTCTGCCGCCACTGCTGGAGCGCCACCGCCGCTCGATCGAGGTGCTGCGCCAGCGGGCAGTTTGCGAAGACGGCGTGCTGTTTTTCGACGTTACCGACCAGGAGCTGGAGGGTTACAACAAGTTCATTCCGTATTATCTGCATCCAGAATGCATCTACAGCGTCGGCCTTAGCATGAGCAGCTTTCGAACGAAAGTTTCGGTGGGATCCAACCCGTGGGCTAAGGCGGAGTCCATGGTAAACCTGGCGAAGATTTGCGAGCGCTACGGCGGTGGAGGGCACGCGCGCGTGGGCGCTATCTCCTTTGACCGCAACCAACTGGAGCGGGCGCGGCAAGCCGCCAAGGAAATCGTGGCCGAGCTGCGGGCCAATGTTCGCGGCTGA